A genome region from Blautia coccoides includes the following:
- a CDS encoding trimethylamine methyltransferase family protein has protein sequence MELEKFFFTQEDADFIHEQSLKVLAETGCVFDDAKAIEIFKKNGAKIDGVTVYFTKELVDKALSTVVDSFEIYRPDGTLYSMGRGSKTMCTAGSPPYILDENKFRFAVMDDYVNICKLVQTSDCLDMTHLNLCDVYDIDRNERVYHMMAALLKYTTLPVSITALMTAKEDTGMIASHLIDMVAQFTGVEKGHVLIGCVSPISPLAYIKEALDALYVYCERNQPIQLATCSLPVLTSQASLLGTVIQNNAELLAAITLIQLMKPGLPVFYGNTSTSTNLRKASMSLGSSETALISLATAKMAKYYHMPFRASGALNDAIDIDYQAGAESALNLMCGTLSDVDLVYFAAGMLSGFNVTSLEKYVVDEQLIKMVKRLYKGIAIDKTKDYTSGIQAVGPRGSFLKGRTPKEYRAEHFVPDIFVKQDYKSWESEGSISVKEKASQVVKQRLADYKAPDISAEQLAIIEKYL, from the coding sequence ATGGAATTAGAAAAATTTTTCTTTACGCAGGAAGACGCGGACTTTATCCATGAACAGTCCCTGAAGGTATTGGCCGAGACAGGATGTGTTTTTGACGACGCAAAGGCCATTGAGATTTTCAAAAAGAATGGGGCAAAGATCGATGGAGTCACTGTGTATTTTACAAAAGAATTAGTAGACAAAGCTCTCTCCACAGTAGTTGATTCCTTCGAGATTTACAGGCCGGACGGAACCCTTTATTCCATGGGAAGAGGGAGCAAGACCATGTGTACTGCAGGTAGTCCGCCATACATCCTTGATGAGAATAAGTTCCGCTTTGCGGTTATGGATGATTATGTAAATATCTGTAAACTGGTACAGACAAGTGACTGTCTCGACATGACACACTTGAATCTGTGCGATGTCTATGATATCGACCGGAACGAAAGAGTATATCATATGATGGCGGCATTATTGAAGTACACCACACTGCCGGTCTCCATCACTGCCCTGATGACTGCAAAAGAAGATACGGGAATGATCGCCTCCCATTTGATCGATATGGTTGCTCAGTTTACAGGTGTGGAGAAAGGCCATGTACTGATTGGATGTGTCAGTCCTATTTCCCCGCTGGCTTATATCAAAGAGGCATTGGATGCACTTTATGTTTACTGTGAACGCAACCAGCCGATCCAGTTGGCAACCTGTTCACTCCCCGTACTGACAAGCCAGGCGTCACTTCTTGGAACGGTTATTCAGAATAATGCGGAATTGCTGGCCGCAATCACGCTGATCCAGCTTATGAAACCGGGACTTCCCGTGTTTTATGGCAATACCTCCACATCAACGAATCTCAGGAAGGCATCCATGTCTCTGGGTTCAAGTGAGACAGCGCTGATTTCTCTTGCTACGGCAAAAATGGCAAAATATTATCATATGCCTTTCCGGGCATCTGGAGCGCTGAATGATGCCATAGATATTGACTATCAGGCAGGAGCTGAGTCTGCTTTAAATCTCATGTGCGGCACACTGAGCGATGTGGATCTGGTTTATTTCGCAGCCGGAATGTTAAGCGGATTTAATGTTACATCCCTTGAGAAATATGTAGTGGATGAACAGTTGATCAAAATGGTAAAACGGCTGTATAAAGGTATTGCGATTGACAAGACAAAAGATTATACGTCCGGAATCCAAGCAGTGGGACCAAGAGGAAGCTTCCTGAAAGGGAGAACACCCAAGGAATACCGTGCGGAACATTTTGTCCCTGATATTTTTGTCAAACAAGATTACAAGTCCTGGGAATCTGAGGGAAGCATCAGTGTAAAAGAAAAAGCTTCTCAGGTGGTGAAACAGCGCCTCGCAGATTACAAGGCACCGGATATTTCGGCAGAACAACTGGCAATCATTGAAAAATATCTGTAA
- a CDS encoding ABC transporter permease yields MSLELVFEHLYLVVVSCAVVIAVGIPLGIFTYYHEKLGKIVLTAVDLIQTVPVLAVMGLLMTVFGANSLTVITAMILYLLLPVVRNTNTGLNHVNPLLKETADAMGMNRRQKLVKVEFPLAFPFILTGIRITVVNAVGVAVFGTFVGGGGLGSILYQGIRIQNLNLILEGTLVLLVMSMCFDYLLGFYEKKIGRLI; encoded by the coding sequence ATGAGTCTTGAACTGGTATTTGAACATTTATATTTAGTGGTAGTCTCCTGTGCAGTTGTCATAGCAGTAGGCATTCCTCTTGGTATCTTTACCTATTACCATGAGAAGTTGGGGAAAATAGTGCTCACCGCCGTGGATTTGATTCAGACGGTTCCCGTTCTTGCCGTAATGGGTCTGCTCATGACTGTCTTCGGGGCAAATTCCCTTACCGTCATTACTGCCATGATTCTTTACCTGTTGCTGCCTGTTGTACGGAATACGAATACAGGCCTGAATCATGTGAATCCTCTGCTGAAAGAGACGGCGGACGCTATGGGTATGAACCGCCGGCAGAAGCTCGTGAAAGTAGAATTTCCGCTGGCTTTTCCCTTCATATTAACAGGTATCCGTATTACTGTAGTCAATGCAGTCGGTGTGGCTGTCTTCGGAACATTTGTGGGCGGCGGAGGACTGGGCAGCATTCTGTACCAAGGGATTCGGATACAAAACCTGAATCTGATCCTGGAAGGAACCTTGGTATTGTTAGTCATGTCCATGTGTTTTGACTACCTTCTTGGATTTTATGAAAAGAAAATAGGGAGATTAATATAA
- a CDS encoding ABC transporter permease: MQEFIDKYAEKLGIAILQHIGYVLVSVGIAVVIALVLAGVLSRYRKAAGFILPVISVFQTVPGIVFIGLLMLKFGMTQFTVVLALSIYAIFPILKNAYQGFVEVEPGIIEVAQGCGMNRKQIFFQVELPLAMPAIFSGVRMSLIYTVSWAILAAMIGQGGLGEFIYRGIDANVKEYIVIGSIPIAILAIVFRLLIDRLEKIVVSKGIQED; encoded by the coding sequence ATGCAGGAATTTATTGATAAATACGCTGAAAAATTAGGAATAGCCATCCTTCAGCATATAGGATATGTATTGGTGAGTGTAGGTATTGCAGTTGTCATAGCCCTGGTTCTGGCAGGGGTACTTTCCAGGTATCGGAAAGCCGCCGGGTTTATATTGCCTGTGATCAGTGTATTTCAGACGGTTCCCGGCATTGTGTTTATTGGACTATTAATGCTTAAATTTGGAATGACCCAGTTTACAGTGGTGTTGGCGCTGAGTATTTATGCCATATTCCCCATCCTGAAGAATGCTTATCAGGGCTTTGTGGAAGTGGAACCGGGTATCATAGAAGTTGCACAGGGATGTGGTATGAACCGCAAGCAGATTTTTTTTCAGGTGGAACTTCCCCTTGCCATGCCGGCAATTTTTTCCGGAGTCCGAATGTCCCTTATCTATACCGTGAGCTGGGCCATACTTGCAGCTATGATCGGCCAAGGCGGACTGGGCGAATTTATTTACAGGGGAATTGATGCAAATGTCAAGGAATATATTGTGATTGGTTCAATCCCAATTGCAATACTGGCTATTGTATTCCGCCTGCTGATTGACAGGCTGGAAAAAATAGTTGTCTCAAAAGGAATACAGGAGGATTAA
- a CDS encoding DUF896 domain-containing protein, whose protein sequence is MNQEQIDRINELARKSKVTELTKEEKEEQKKLRTEYIATIRMNMRSQLDNIDIQEKDGTVTNLGQKYGLKTKH, encoded by the coding sequence ATGAACCAGGAACAGATAGACAGAATCAATGAGCTTGCCAGAAAGTCAAAAGTTACTGAACTGACAAAAGAGGAGAAAGAAGAGCAGAAAAAACTCCGCACCGAGTACATTGCTACCATCCGTATGAATATGCGTTCTCAGTTGGACAACATTGATATTCAGGAAAAAGATGGCACTGTCACAAACCTCGGACAAAAATACGGACTCAAAACAAAGCATTGA
- a CDS encoding ABC transporter ATP-binding protein — protein sequence MIEYRNVRKYYGDQLIIQDINMKVEDGEFVVIIGPSGCGKTTAIKMLNRLLETSDGNILINGIDNKEMDLIQLRTMIGYVIQQIGLFPNMTVEENISVVPQILKWNKEKTKERVRELLSMVNMPYDSYAKKYPRQLSGGQQQRIGVLRAMAVNPPIIIMDEPFGALDPITREILQNEVKKIQKNLHITVLFITHDMHEAMKLADRIVFMDQGKILQTASPKEMVLHPANETVAQFIRLQEVEAQKEQTSAKDLMQPLAGSVELARAVFVRETDSLETIGRNYDLSNNRKIYVQNQSGSVVGEITVESLILNSIKQV from the coding sequence ATGATTGAATACAGAAATGTCAGGAAGTATTATGGTGATCAACTGATCATTCAGGACATAAACATGAAGGTGGAAGACGGAGAGTTTGTTGTTATAATCGGGCCGTCGGGGTGTGGAAAGACAACTGCCATTAAAATGCTGAACCGTCTGCTTGAGACATCGGATGGGAATATACTGATCAACGGCATAGACAATAAAGAAATGGACTTGATTCAGCTTCGGACAATGATTGGATATGTAATCCAGCAAATTGGTCTCTTCCCTAATATGACCGTGGAGGAAAATATTTCGGTTGTTCCCCAAATTTTAAAATGGAACAAGGAGAAAACAAAAGAGAGGGTTAGAGAATTATTGTCCATGGTGAATATGCCCTATGATTCCTATGCCAAGAAATATCCCCGCCAGTTGTCCGGCGGACAGCAGCAGCGGATCGGAGTTTTGAGAGCCATGGCGGTCAATCCGCCTATTATTATTATGGATGAACCATTTGGAGCCCTTGATCCGATAACCAGGGAAATTCTACAGAATGAAGTGAAAAAAATCCAGAAAAATTTGCATATAACTGTTTTGTTTATCACGCATGATATGCATGAAGCCATGAAGCTGGCTGACCGGATCGTCTTTATGGATCAGGGGAAAATTCTCCAGACAGCTTCCCCAAAAGAGATGGTGCTGCATCCTGCAAATGAGACGGTTGCTCAGTTCATACGTCTGCAGGAAGTAGAAGCCCAAAAAGAACAAACGTCTGCCAAAGACCTGATGCAGCCCCTTGCGGGATCTGTGGAATTGGCAAGGGCTGTTTTTGTCCGGGAGACAGACAGCCTGGAAACTATCGGGAGAAATTATGATTTGTCTAACAACAGGAAAATTTATGTCCAAAACCAGTCAGGATCTGTAGTGGGAGAGATTACTGTGGAGAGCCTGATCCTCAATTCTATCAAGCAGGTGTGA
- a CDS encoding glycine betaine ABC transporter substrate-binding protein, with translation MKKWKNRAFLLSACLVLVCAFSGCSDKKDKNTVTIIDGDFAEMKFFTQVAKILIENKTSLKVDVQDSMASNLAFEQIKEGKMDIYMSYDGSLLAAYLGKDPSDVPEGTSLYDYANQLGKESANVMLTPKLGEENTYVVAVNKELAEKYNLKCVSDLKKHAPDLVFAAEHEFFDEGSTHYDAFVDFYGLSFQEGITIDRGLKYTGMSSGNMDVTIVYTTDGLNRKFELTTLKDDKKFFPEYNGAYLVRADLFKDYPELEEVFDSLEGKFSNELCTEMNYMIDVENKDPYKVAYDYLKENGFLS, from the coding sequence ATGAAAAAATGGAAGAACAGAGCATTTCTACTTTCTGCATGTCTTGTTCTGGTATGTGCCTTTTCCGGTTGTTCAGATAAAAAGGATAAGAATACGGTCACCATTATTGACGGAGATTTTGCGGAGATGAAGTTTTTTACCCAGGTGGCAAAAATCCTGATTGAAAATAAGACTTCGTTAAAAGTAGATGTACAGGATTCAATGGCAAGCAATCTGGCATTTGAGCAGATAAAAGAAGGAAAGATGGATATTTATATGTCCTACGACGGCTCGTTATTGGCAGCCTATCTGGGCAAAGATCCTTCGGATGTCCCGGAAGGAACTTCTCTTTATGACTATGCCAATCAACTGGGGAAGGAATCCGCAAATGTTATGCTGACACCTAAGCTGGGAGAAGAAAACACTTATGTTGTTGCTGTGAATAAAGAACTTGCCGAAAAATATAATCTTAAATGCGTCAGCGATCTGAAAAAGCACGCACCCGATCTGGTTTTTGCGGCTGAGCATGAGTTCTTCGATGAAGGGTCTACCCATTATGATGCGTTTGTAGATTTTTACGGTCTCTCCTTTCAAGAGGGAATTACCATCGACCGAGGACTCAAATATACAGGAATGAGTTCCGGTAACATGGATGTTACCATTGTATATACAACAGACGGATTGAACCGCAAATTTGAACTTACCACTCTGAAAGATGATAAAAAATTTTTCCCGGAATACAATGGCGCTTATCTGGTGAGAGCTGATTTATTTAAAGATTACCCCGAATTGGAAGAGGTATTCGATTCTCTGGAAGGCAAATTCAGCAACGAACTGTGTACAGAAATGAACTATATGATAGATGTGGAAAACAAAGATCCCTACAAGGTGGCATATGATTATTTAAAAGAAAACGGTTTTCTCTCATAA
- the miaB gene encoding tRNA (N6-isopentenyl adenosine(37)-C2)-methylthiotransferase MiaB yields the protein MNQENLEEILGNIDISGEAPVLEPDRQYYFMKKARMLVKEKSEDLGRPLTFCVNTFGCQMNARDSEKLVGVLENIGYVEKQDEDADFVIFNTCTVRENANHRVYGRLGQLHAKKKKNPHMMIALCGCMMQEAHVVEKLKKSYSFVNLIFGTHNIYKFSELIVSALTSDRMVIDIWKDTDKIVEDLPAERKYSFKSGVNIMFGCNNFCSYCIVPYVRGRERSRSPRDIIREIEQLVADGVVEVMLLGQNVNSYGKNLEEPMTFAQLLQEIEKIEGLRRIRFMTSHPKDLSDELIQVMKNSEKICRHLHLPLQSGSSRILKLMNRRYDKEQYLTLVEKIRSAVPDISLTTDIIVGFPGETEEDFLETMDVVEKVRYDSAFTFIYSKRTGTPAAVMEDQISEEAVKDRFDRLLKRVQEIGREMSSRDTGTVQEVLVEEQNEHDKSLMTGRLSNNILVHFPGDASLIGSLVKVQLDECRGFYYMGTKVG from the coding sequence ATGAATCAGGAAAATTTGGAAGAAATTCTGGGAAATATAGATATAAGCGGCGAAGCGCCGGTTCTTGAACCGGACCGCCAATATTATTTCATGAAAAAAGCACGCATGCTTGTAAAGGAAAAAAGCGAGGATCTGGGACGGCCTCTGACTTTCTGTGTAAATACTTTCGGCTGCCAGATGAATGCCAGGGACTCTGAAAAACTGGTTGGTGTATTGGAAAATATCGGATATGTGGAAAAACAGGATGAGGATGCAGATTTCGTCATTTTCAATACCTGCACGGTCCGGGAAAATGCCAATCACCGTGTATACGGCCGCCTTGGCCAGCTTCATGCCAAGAAAAAGAAAAATCCTCATATGATGATAGCCCTCTGCGGATGCATGATGCAGGAGGCCCATGTGGTGGAAAAATTGAAAAAGAGCTATTCTTTTGTCAATCTCATTTTCGGCACACACAACATTTATAAATTTTCGGAGCTGATCGTCAGTGCGCTCACGTCTGACCGCATGGTCATTGATATCTGGAAAGACACAGACAAAATCGTGGAGGATCTGCCTGCGGAGCGGAAGTATTCCTTTAAATCCGGTGTCAACATCATGTTCGGATGCAACAATTTCTGCAGCTACTGCATTGTTCCCTATGTGCGCGGCCGGGAGAGAAGCCGAAGCCCGAGAGATATCATAAGAGAGATCGAACAGCTTGTGGCTGACGGCGTTGTGGAGGTTATGCTTCTGGGGCAGAATGTTAATTCTTACGGTAAAAACCTGGAGGAACCTATGACGTTCGCCCAGCTTTTACAGGAGATTGAAAAAATAGAGGGGCTTCGCCGCATCCGTTTTATGACCTCCCATCCAAAGGATCTGTCGGACGAGCTGATCCAGGTGATGAAGAACAGCGAGAAAATCTGCAGACACCTTCATCTGCCCCTTCAGTCAGGCAGCAGCCGTATCTTAAAGCTGATGAACCGAAGATATGATAAGGAGCAGTATTTAACCCTGGTGGAGAAGATTCGGTCCGCAGTGCCGGATATTTCCCTTACCACAGATATCATTGTGGGATTTCCCGGCGAGACAGAGGAGGATTTCCTGGAGACCATGGATGTGGTGGAAAAGGTGCGCTATGACAGCGCCTTTACCTTTATTTATTCCAAGAGGACCGGAACACCTGCCGCTGTCATGGAAGACCAGATTTCCGAGGAGGCTGTGAAAGACCGTTTTGACAGGCTTCTCAAAAGAGTACAGGAGATAGGCCGGGAGATGTCGTCCAGGGATACAGGTACAGTACAGGAGGTTCTTGTTGAGGAACAGAATGAGCATGATAAATCCCTTATGACAGGAAGACTGTCCAACAATATTCTGGTGCATTTTCCAGGAGATGCCTCTTTGATCGGCAGTCTGGTCAAGGTACAGCTGGATGAGTGCAGGGGATTTTATTACATGGGTACGAAAGTAGGATGA
- the proB gene encoding glutamate 5-kinase: MNLREKLKDKKRVVVKIGSSSLTHEETGRLNLTKMEILVRELADLHNQGKDVIVVSSGAIAVGRSAMGIRRRPEELAEKQACAAVGQARLMMIYQKLFAEYNQTAAQVLMTKYTMINAATRDNAINTFNKLFDMGAIPIVNENDTISTDEIEFGDNDTLSALVAALVDADMLILLSDIDGLFTDDPNQNPDAQFIDVVEKIDSHLEKMAKGSTGSSVGTGGMATKLTAAHIATSAGADMVIANGEDFHVIHKIMQGKNHGTLFLSDKKEEFYLDDIIQKL; the protein is encoded by the coding sequence ATGAACTTACGTGAAAAACTAAAAGATAAAAAAAGAGTCGTGGTAAAAATCGGTTCCTCCTCCCTGACCCATGAGGAGACAGGCCGTTTAAATCTCACAAAAATGGAAATATTGGTCAGAGAACTGGCAGACCTTCACAACCAAGGGAAGGATGTCATCGTGGTGTCATCCGGGGCTATCGCTGTTGGAAGAAGTGCCATGGGCATTCGCAGGCGTCCGGAGGAGCTGGCCGAAAAGCAGGCTTGCGCTGCTGTGGGACAGGCCAGGCTTATGATGATCTATCAGAAGCTCTTTGCAGAATACAATCAGACTGCAGCCCAAGTGCTTATGACAAAATACACCATGATCAATGCAGCCACCAGAGACAATGCCATAAATACCTTCAATAAGCTGTTTGATATGGGGGCGATTCCCATTGTAAATGAAAATGATACGATCTCCACGGATGAAATTGAATTTGGTGACAATGACACTCTTTCCGCTTTGGTAGCCGCTTTAGTGGATGCCGATATGCTGATCCTTCTGTCCGATATTGACGGTCTCTTTACAGATGACCCCAATCAGAACCCGGACGCCCAATTTATCGATGTGGTGGAAAAGATAGACAGCCATCTGGAGAAAATGGCCAAGGGCAGCACAGGAAGTTCTGTGGGCACCGGAGGTATGGCAACAAAACTGACAGCCGCACACATAGCAACAAGCGCAGGTGCCGATATGGTGATTGCCAACGGAGAGGATTTCCATGTGATTCATAAGATCATGCAGGGAAAAAACCACGGCACTTTGTTTTTATCAGACAAAAAAGAAGAATTTTATCTGGATGATATTATCCAAAAACTTTAA